The sequence AAAGCAATATAGTGTGCTATTCCTTGATATTCAATCTCCTTTAAACCTGCTAACTTATACCTTCGTAATTTATCTTCAGCAGTATAACGAAGCATCTGGTAATCTAGTTTTAACTGTCCTGCTTCTCCATATATATGAAATAAATCTTTCCCCAAATAACTTCTCAATTCAACCATGGATGATTCATCCCTAAATAAATAAGCAATCAACATTAAGTTTTTAAAATGATAAGAGTCAAATTTCTCTTTTGAACCTTTTAACTTCACTTTATATTTCCCTAATGTAACTTCTGAAACCTCCTCTCCTTTGGATAAAAACTCTAAGTGAGCTTTTCCGAATTGAAGAGACATATAAAGAAAATCTAGGATTATTTTTCTGTTGTTTGTGTAGACTAATGAATGTAAAGCGTTACTAAAAATAAATTTCGAAAAAGCTCCAAAATTCTTTTTTTGAATATTGTCCTTATTTTCGATTATTTTTTCATAACGTAATACATATTTTTGTAGTTCTAATTCATCATTCCAATTAAAATCAGAAAAATTTGATGGAGATAAACGATTAATAAGCATAATTTTATTCAAAATTTTTAATTAATAAATCACCGAGACTTCCATCATCTTTCAACTTTTGTTTAAAAAGTATATAGTTTAAATTTTCGTCTAGTAAAGCCTCTTTAATTTTATTTGAAAGATCACTCTTTTCAGGAATTTTACTAAGAAGATCATCTCTATATTGTTCCGTTCCTTGTTGCGCTACTTGAATTTTATTATCATCCTCTGCAACCTTACCTAAGTTTCTTTGTCCTAAGCCAGCACTACCTCCTTTACATTCTACCAAAACAACTTCACCTGTACCTTCATTATAATAGATACGATCAAATTGTCCTGTTTTTCCACCTCCCACTTGATGGTCTAATTTGGTGTAGCCTAGCACCCCACTGTTCTATATATTAAGCGTCAAATAGAATATATCACAATAAATACACCAATTAGTCAATAATTTCACAATATATCAGTGATAAATAAACCTTGATATTCATCTTTTAATTATGCATTTTCATAAAAAAAATCATCCATGTCAAGCAGAAAGAGAGACAGATTAGAAATATCAACTTAAAGGTGTTTATGTAATTGGGTTGATGAATTACTTAGTTTTTCTAAGCATTGAAGAAGTAAAAAACATACAGCAGTAAGCTACAACTTTATAGAAGCAACAAGCCAACCTAGTTTTTGTATGTTGGCTTGTTTTTTATTCACTATACAAATTATTTTCGCTTAAATACTTCCTTACCTTTCTGATCTGCTCTATATTTTCATCGGATTCAATATCTAACGGATTGTTATAATGGAGCATTTCTATACTGCCATCTTCCCATTCTTCTACTTTGATGAAAGGGCAATTGAGGAGTTGAGCTTTGGTGTGATGCTTTTCATATTTAGAAGGTATACTTACACAATGATAGAAATATGATTCCAAATAAGAAAAATCAGAATATACTTTATATTTATCTAAATCATGTTTTTCATCAAAATCATATAAATTCCCCACATCCACCCAACTAACATACCCTAAACCATTGGGAAGGGATTTGTAAAGGTTGAAGAAAAAGGTGTCGTAATCAGTAAATTGTAATTCTTCTTCGTTTGTTGTTCAATCTCTAAATACTAATTGAGAGATTTTATTACTTCTTATCGTCATACTATTTTTACCTAAGTCGAAACGAATTGATATATCTATGATTTGAAAATATGTAGAAATAATAGTTTCATTTAATAAATCTTCAATATTATCAAAACATTCTATTTCTTCAACAGCTGACATATCTGTTATATGAATAGTTTTGTAACTAAATATTTTACTTTTTTTTAATAAATTAATTATCATAATAATACTACTAGTTTTCCTCTCAAAATTTAATAAAATCTTATTCATAATTAAATCTGTTTTGTCACAATTATTTTATTAACATAATCAGATAACAATACTTCGGTAATTTTTTCAAAATCCCTATAAAACATAAAAAGCTGTATTTTTGAAGTCCTACCAACAAAAAACAGCTAATTATGGAAAGCAGAGCTTTCATAGGACCAATATTATCAAAAATGTCTGACTTAAGAAAAAGTAAAGTCAACTTTTTAACAGAATGTTTTATACTCTTCTTGAGTATCAAGGGGAAAATTAATTTTCTTCAGTTATCAAGGTATGGTTCATATAGTGAAAAAACTTACCGAAATAATTTCGAATCAGGTTTTTCTTTTTCAGAATTTAATCATCATTTGATCAATGAACATTGTGGTGATGAAAAAATAATAGCTTTCGATCCTGTTTACCTCAGTAAAAGTGGTAAGAAAACCTATGGTTTAGGGAAATATTGGTCCGGATGTGCTGGTAAAGCTCAAAAAGGATTGGATTTATCAGGTATTGGAATTGTTGATGTAGAAAGTCGTAATGCCTTTCATTATGATGCAATCCAAACGCCTTCAATTACAGAATTAAAGGAGAAAGGCATGAGTTTAGTTGACCATTATGCATCCACTTTGCTTACACATAAAGAGCAATTATTGACGCATTCTAAGTATGTTGTAGCTGATGCTTATTTTGCAAAAGAAAAGTTTGTTCGACCATTAGATGAGGCTGGCTTTACTGTACTTAGTCGATTTAGAGGTGATATGAATGCAAGGTATTTATTTGAAGGACCAAAAACAGGAAAACGCGGTAGACCTAAAAAATTCAACGGAAAAGTAGACTGGAAAAATATTGATCTCGATATTTTTCAGTTAGAAGATGATACAGACTTATATTATTTGTACTCTGCAAAAATTTATAGCGTTGCTTTAAAAAGAGAAGTAATGATTGCACTTGTTCAATTTAAAAATCAAAAGCTCAAGCAAAAAATATTCTTTTCAACAGATCTAAATCAAGAGGCCTTCCAAATTTTCAATTATTACAGATTACGTTTTCACATAGAATTTCTTTTTCGAGATGCAAAACAGCATACAAGTCTTACAGGTTGTCAAGGAATAAGTAAAAATAAAATTCATTTTCATACTAATATGGCACTTACTTCTGTCTCAATTGCTAAGGCTTTTCATTGGATCAATCAAGAAAAAAAGGAAAGAGGACCCTTTTCAATGGCTAACATAAAAACACTCTATTTCAATGAGTTAATACTAAAAAAGATTTTTAGTGTATTTCGAATTGATGTAGATGTTGAAAAAAATAAACAGCAATTTGAGATGATTCGAAAATTAGGTCAAATTGCTGCTTGAAAAATATATTATTTTACCGAAGTATTGAGATAAGTTATCATCATTTAATAAAAATGTATTTTTCTTCTTCTCAATAGCTTTTACCGCTTGATCAACTTGATTCGTTTTCCCCGGCATTACAATATACTGAACTTCTACCTTACCTCTAAAACCACTCATATTTATGCCTTTTTCTTTTAAAATTTGCTTTAAAAGATCAGCTTCTTCACCTTTAGAAGAAAGTATTTTAATCATCTTCGCATAATCCTCCAACTGCTCAACATCAATTTGACCATTGACATATCCTGATTTTACATCATAAATCACTAATTTACCTTGAGCATCTACATGAAAAATACCATCTGGAATACGCTTTTTACTAAACGCAGGAAAATCTATCTGTGGATGTGCAACACCTGTAGTTGATAAATTCTTCTTGGTGGCTACATAGGATTCATAAATCGCTCCTCTTGAGCCTTGGTTATCTATTTTAGAAAGTCTGCCTGTTAATTCATCTATACTACTGGCCGTTTGCCCTAATTGTTCATTAAACTCTTTAACAACTTTAGAACGAATGTTCGCTGCGTCTGCTCCTTCTGTTAAGTTATCTAATTGATCTTTATGTTTACTTTAATTAGGATCAGAAAATTCATTTGTAAATATTTTTCTTTGCACTTCAGATAAATTTAGATGAGCTAATTTATTACTTATGTTGGATGCTAACGCACTAGCATTATGCACCAAAACCCCTTCTTCATCAAAACTATTTCGGCTGTATTTTTCAATAAAGTTATATCTGAAAAGCAGACTTAAAGAGGACAATCAATAATATAATTTTTAGAACCTTCTAATGTATCATATTTATCATGAAGAATCAATTCACCTTTCGACAATAATAATGGAATAAAACGATGTGGTGTTTTATAAACAAATAAGTCCATTAGGTACCATTTATTTTTATGTATTACTGCATTTATTACTATTCTACATTCGTTACCATCAGCAATAACTTGATAAGAATATTCTAAATGACCATAATATTGAGGTTCGTCACTTTGTAATTTGTGTGGCTTTCTCCAATTCCTATCTATACTTTCTGATTTGTTAAGTCCGCCAATTTTATAATAGACAATCTTTTTGAAGCTTTCATCTAAATGAAACTCTCTATTCAATACTTTCTCTTTCACAGATATTGATCTCTTGTCAAAATATTCTACATACAAAAACATAGGAATTAGTAAAACGGGTGAAAAAATAACAAAATAAAAAGTCCCTTTTATACTGATAACTGCATCCCTTCTGATAAATTTATTTAACATAAGCTCCTTTGCTAGAATTAGTTCAATTCACTACTAATTGAATTATATCCAAACCCAATAATATTCTCTACTTTTCTTTGAAAATCAATACCTGTATCTACCTTAATTAAATTCCGTTTTTTTATCAACTCCTTCTAAAAATAATCGGTAATAACCTGATGATGTATCTTCTATCATTTCAATTCTACTATTCATGTTAATACTCATATTATTTATCATTAAATGATATATTACGGATAGCTCATCTTGATTAATAATAATATATCTCAATATATCAGTTTTACTCCAACTATAAGCTATACCTACTCCAATTGAACCAGAAATTTTCATGCCTTTAGCAGTTGAAATCAACTCTCACCCCCAACGTTTTTCACCTTCATATGATAGGGAAATAGAAAACAACAACAGATCGACAGTCAAATCAGTAGTATTCAAATAATCATTTACATTTCCATCCCAAATTAAAGCACCTTCTATATCAAGAAAGTCTAAATCATCTCCTATACAGTTTCACTTGTTGCTAAATTTCCGTACGCTGTAAATTTCTTAAATAGTTCATTTCGAGTAGATAGGAAATCAACAAAAAATTCTCCTGATGAATATATTAATATATTATCTTTTGAATCATATGCAATTCCACAATGTAAAGCTACATCTCCACCTACAACTACAAGTCCTGCTGATGCTCCCCCCACTGTTCCGGGTGTTAAGCCGAAGGCGTCACTCAGAACTAGAAAATTGTGTGAGTTTGTAACTCACGATTTCTGTATTTCAAAATTGATTCCAAAGTTGGATGGATCCTCAAAATTAAAAGGATGTTGAAATAAAATGTATACTATGTTTTTAGTTTTTGATGTTGTGATAAGTTACAAACTTTCACAATAGGTGAGTTCGTAATGACGCTGTCGCTTAACATTACGAACAGTGAGGAGAAATTCGGGAAAATATTAGATGTGGTGGATTATCAGAAAATTATAAAGTAGAGTACAATTAAAATCACTCAAAAGGGGGATATTTTTATTTTACTTCGAAAATGGTTGTGATTAAGTTTTTGGAGGACCAAAACATTAAAAGTTACTTCATAAAGTATGATAAAAAGTGAGTCATCTCGTGAAGAGATGACTCACTTTTTTTTACTTGAACTACTGTACACCAAATTCAGCTTCAAAGGCTCTTTTTAGATCCATTTTTTGAAGCGCTCCGGCCTGCATCTTAGGAATACCTTCCATCGGAATAAATAACAATGATGGGATACTTCTGATGCTAAACATTGCAGAAAGTTCATGTTCTGCTTCTGTGTCTACTTTGTAGATGTCAATTTTATCATCATACTCTTCTGATAATTCTTCTAAAATCGGAGCAACCATCTTACATGGGCCACACCAATCTGCATAGAAATCTATCAAAGCAGGCTTATCACCTTTATATTTCCAATCCTGACTTTCTGTGTAGTCAAAAATCTGTGCCTTAAATTGTTCCAGTGTTAAATTCTTTACTCCCATAATCTTTTTCCGATACTTCTATTAAAAAGGAATATGTGAAGATATACTATTATACTCTGTTACGCCATATGTAAATGATAGTTCTTCCAAATACGATGGTAATTCTGAGTGTTCCATACCATCGCTATCTACGAAAATATCATTAAAGAAACTCACCTGACCTAAATACGCTTCATCTCCATCGTATATATTAAACTCTACATCACTGTTCTGCACGTATACATCAGTGACGGTTCTTCGCAAGATTAAAAATAGTTCGCCATCACCATCTTCTACTCTGTTATAGAATAAGTGTTCTTTCCCAAAAATGTATAATTCGGTAGTATCAAGAGAAAAATTTGTGTCGACATAATAGTTATCTTGATGAAATCTACTTTTTAAAAGTTTCTTCTTTTCCCCGTAATAAAGATCATAGTCTCCCTTTTCAGTAGATGTTACATCTGAACTTACATTGACGACAAAATGATCATCAAAATACTCAAATCTTTTGACGTAACTTTTTCTACTAGAACTCTGAGGTACATATTTAATTTCACTAAACCTTTCTTGATTATCATAAGTATAGTCATATCTGTAACCATACTCTCCGGGGATTTCAACTACAGAGACATTGTTTTGTCCATTATGTGAAACATAACCATCATACGGAATTGGATAATCTTCCTCAAATCTATCAATACTTAATGCCACTGCCTGACCTCTTTCATTGTAAAATGTCAATGAAAATTTTCCTCCATGTGTTTCATATAAAATACGGTTGAATGGATCATGACTATATCGATATTTTGAAGTTTGAATGATATCCGTAGATGAATTAATGAAAGAAATCTTGTGGGATAAATCATTAAACTCATAGGTTAAAGCTAAACTATATCCTGTTTCATTAAAAGTCACATTTGTTGATAAAACTGAATCATATTCATCCGTTATATGTTCAAATGAGATTATGTTTTCACCGAACTTTCCGAGATGAGGCACCGAAGCAGAAGTCGTCAACAGTTTATTACTATCCATTTCAGAAGTAAGCACATAATTTCCTCCAAAGCATCCTCGCATTATTTTATTGAAGGACAGTGAGAAAGTTTGTGTGTTAAAAAGAGATTTCTGAGGCTCCTCTTCTTCTTCTTCAATTTCTTCTTCGATCTCAATTTGTGGTACTACCTTTTCTTCTTCACATGCAAATAATGTTGCAGAGATGACAAAGATTAATAATAGTTTGTTTGAAAGTAATTTCATTAGAAAAAAAGTATTAGCTAAAAAATATATTATATTTAAATGTAATATTTTTCTATCAATTTATCAATAGTGTCCTAAACGTTTTCAAATTCCAAAAAAATGCACGTTTCAGCTATTATCAGTCTATAAAATCATTCAGTATTAAAATAAATCCCCTTGTACATATTTTGGTTTAGGTTTCGGAGGGTCTTCAAAAGGTGCACCCATCAAGTATTTGAATAAAAATATTATCTTTCTTATCGACAGTTTTAGACCACAGTAAATTAGCAGGGATAATATGATGTGCATGATAACCTTCAAAAGTTTCTTCACTTCTGCCTTTGAAACCACTGTACTACTTTCCTTAAATTTGTTTAAACCTGCATTCAAATGTGGATCGTTTTTATAAATAGCAATTAACTCATCTATATCTCCATTTACAATTTTATCATAGATATTATTTAATGAATTAGGACGGTTAGAGGATTTGTAACATCTGCAGTATTATTGCTCTAGCCTTTGCTTTTGAAGCAGCTTTGGTAATTGTTTCTTTATCAGCCTTCAACCCTACTTGATCATCATCTAACTTTCTATTATTATAACCTTTAGGAGTAAATAATGGATAGTTAGGAGTACTTTAGAGTAGCTTTTTATTTTCGTGGTTAAGAGTGACTAAGCTATTTGTAGATGAGGTTTTAAAGAAAAAAATGGTCTGTTATAACTTTTTGTTATAGTTTATAATTTTTATTTGTTTAATATCAAACATAAATAAAATACATTTGTATATATCAAAATAAGAAAAACAAAAATATATAGAAATGAAAAACTTTATACTCCCATTATTATTTATCGTATTAAGCTTAAATTTTGCAAATGCTCAAGACACTACTACCGTAGAAAATGTTGAAGAAATGGTAGATGCAAGTAACCCTTTAAGTAAAGGTTTAAATGTTTATCAGATTGGTAGATTTAAACCTAACCAAGTTCAAATGCAAAATATAGTAAATTACACTACCTCAAAATGGTTTATTAGAGCGGCTGTAGATTACACTAAACCTTACGATGCAGATGTTAGTTACGGTTCTTCTAGTTTTATGGTTTCTAGACTTATTGAGTTTGGCAAAAACAATGAAGATTGGAAAATACAAACTGGTTTTGGTGCTGTTGTTTCTCATTCTGCAGCAAACGGTGTTACTGCAGGGGTAAACTTTGTAGGGGTACAATTGTCTAAAAAATGGAAATTTGTAGAACTTTTAACGTACCAATTTAATGGTACAATAGAAGCTCAATATGGTGTTTATTATAAATTTACTAATAATGGCCTTTGGGAAGTAAGATCGCACCCTAGAATGCTATTTAATACGCAAACAGGCGTAAATGAAATTCCTGTAGGTGTTGGTCTAGGTAGAACAGTAAAATCTAAAACATTTACAGCTTATATTTATTGCGAACCTGAATATGACCTAGCTAATAATTGCTATTTAATTTATTCTGGTGTGAAATTTATTTTCTAATACAATTCAAAAATTAATTTACATTTAAAATAACAAAGCTGCCCATAAAAGTAATGGACAGCTTTTTATTATTTTTTGAATAATTGACTTAATCTATGAAGTCCGTAATAAATTACTGGTGTAAAGAATATTGACAATAAGGTAGAGGATAACATCCCTCCAAATACTGTTGCTCCAAGTGCATGTCTTGAGTTTGCTCCTGCCCCAGTTGCAATTACTAATGGATAGACTCCTAAAATAAACGCGAACGACGTCATCAATATCGGTCTAAATCTTAAAACTGCTGCATTTATAATTGCTTCTTTAAGTGCCAACCCTTTTGTTAAGTTTTCTCTAGCAAATTCAACTATTAAAATTGCATTTTTAGAAGATAACGCCACTAGTAACACTACACCAATCTGCATATAAATACTATTTAACTGTCCTTTATAAGCTACAAATAATACTGCTCCAAATATTGCCATGGGTACAGCTAAGATTACAGCAAAGGGATCTAACCAAGATTCGTACTGTGCCGCTAGTACCAAATAAACTAATAGAATTGCCATACCAAAGATAAAAATGGTGTTTGACCCCGCTTTAATTTCTTGATAAGCCATACCCGTCCATTCAGCATCCATAGTTATATCTAGGTCTTCTTTCACCCACTTGTTTAACTCTTTAATACCTGCTCCAGAACTGTACATTGGACCAACTTGAGCAATAATATTACTTGCATTAAACATGTTGTACCTTGTCACAATTTGAGGAGAGAAAGAATAATTAGAACTTACTATGTTATCTAAAGAAACCAACTGCCCTTTTGCATTTTTAATCTTAATTTTATAAACATCTGCGAGCACTTTTCTATATTCTTTTTCACCTTGTACATTCACTTGGAATGTTCTTCCCCATTTCGAGAAATCATTTACATATTGTGATCCCGTTACTGAATTTAAAGCTGTATATATTTCATTTAAAGGAATATCATACATCATTGCTTTTTGAGCATCTACAAACAAAGTTACATTCGGAATATTGGCTCTAAATGTTGCGTTTGCACCTTTAAAAACCTTAGAAGATTTAATCTTAGCAGAAAACTTCTCTGTGAATTTCTGTAATCTATCAAACTGATCACCTTGCTTATCTTGTAATACTAATTGTATACCACCCGATGCTCCTAAACCATTAATAGCTGGTGGAACAAAAGAAAAGATGACAGCTTCATCAATAGCATACGCTTTTTCATTAATTTCATTTAAAATTACCAGTAAATTTCTCCCTTTTTTAAGGCGTGTATCCCAATCTTCAAATCGAATAAATATTGTCAATTGATTTGATGCCGTAGCACCATCAATAATAGAATATCCATTAATAGAAATCCAATCATCAACACCATCTACAGTACCAAAAAGACTATCCAGTTGTGTTGCCACTTCGTTTGTTCTAGCTAATGTAGAAGCATCTGGCAACTGTGCTGAAACTAACATATATCCTTGGTCTTCGTTCGGAATAAAAGTGGAAGGCAATATAGAATAACCAACAAATGACAAGCCTGTAATAAGTAAATACAAAGAGATAAAAATAAACATTTTACGTAATGTAAAAGCTACTCCCTTATGGTATTTATCTGTTACATAATCATATCCTTTATTAAAATAAACGAACACAAAGAATTTAGAAGGTTCTTCTTTTCTTAAAATTAAAGAACACAATGCAGGGGTTAAAGTAAGTGCATTTAAAGCACTAAATAATGTTGAGAAAGCAATAGTTAAAGCAAATTGTTTATATAACTCTCCTGTGATTCCAGACATCATTGCTGCAGGAATAAACACAGACATAAGTACTAATGTTGTTGCTACAATAGGGCCAGTTACCTCTTGCATTGCTTTTATTGCCGCTTCTTTAGACGATAAGCCTTCTTCTAAATATCTACTTGTATTTTCTACTACTACAATTGCATCATCTACAACAATACCAATGGCCAGTACAATACCAAAAAGAGTTAAAATATTAATCGAGAATCCAAAAGCAGCCATTGCTGCAAAAGCACCTATTAAGGCAACAGGAATAGTTACAGAAGGAATAATTGTTGCTCTCCAGCTTTGTAAGAACATATACATTACTACAAAAACTAGTAATACGGCTATCAATAATGTTTCAATTACTTCTTCTATTGATGCTGTTACATAATCTGTTGTATCTATAGTGATATGATAATCCATTCCTTCAGGAAACGATTCTTTTAATTCATCTAATTTTGCTCTGACAGCATTAGATACATCCAAGGCATTAGAATTAGGTAATTGATACACACCGATACCACCAGCTAATTTCCCTTTAGATTTAAAAGACATTGTATATTTCTCACTTCCTAAATTGATTTCTGCAACATCTTTAAGGTAAACTGTTCCTCCTTCTGGAGTTGTGCTTACAATAATATTTTCAAAATCTGAAACGTCTTTTAATCTACCCGGATAAACATTAATAGCATAAGTAGAAACTTGTTTCTGTAAACCAGGCGACTGCCCTATGTGCCCCGCAGAAGTTTCTTGATTCTGATTTTGAATAGCCGTTACTACATTAGAAGGAGACATACCATGATCTTCTAATGCATCTGGATTTAACCAAACACGAATACTATAATCTCCTACTCCAAAAATTGTAACATCACCTACACCTTCAATTCTTCTCAATTCATCTGCAATATAAGCATCAGCATAGTTGGCTAAGAAAGTAGAATCTAAGTGAGCCCCCTCTTTTGCATAAATACTCCCAAGAATTACCATATTTGTTGACTTCTTTTGAGTTGTTACACCCAATTTCTGTACAATAGAAGGTAATTGTGGTAATGCCTGCGATACTTTATTCTCTACTAATACAGTTGCAATATTTACATCTGTACCAACTTCAAAAGTAATTGTAAGCGAATAAATACCGTCATTATTACTTGTAGACGACATATAGATCATGCCTTCTACTCCATTAATTGCCTCTTCTAAAGGAGAACCCACAGATTGAGCAATTGTTGTTGCATCTGCTCCCGGGTACATTCCTGTAACAGTAACTGTTGGCGGAGTAATTTGCGGATATTGCGATATTGGTAGCATGGACATTGATATGCCCCCAACTATTACAATAAAAATAGCAAGAACTGCTGCAAATATTGGTCGGTTAATAAAAAAGCGAGAGATCATGGTGCTGACAATTTTAGATGAATAGTGAAAATGGTAGTTGTATATGTATTACACTATTTTGCAATAGCGTGTACTTTTATTCCTACTCTAGCACGTTGAATACCTGAAACAATAAGGTTGTCTTCTAATACCACCCCAGAAGTTACGATTACGTTTTCTCCTACTTGCGTTCCTAATTTAATTCTATGTTGTTCTACTGTATCTTTAGCAACAGTATAAACATACGGACCAACTTGGTCTCTTTCTACTGCAACTTGTGGTATTAATAAAACATCTTCTTTAGCATGTTTGGCTAACTTTACACGTACATAAGTACCATCAACCAATATTTCGTCTTTATTTTTTACTTGTGCTTTTAGTGTAATAGACCCTGAATTAAGGTCAACTTTTGGATCGTGGTAGATTACTTTTCCTTCAGAAAGCATTGTTTTATTATCATCTGCCATAATTGTAACAGACATGTTTTCTACGTTTTCTTTACCTCTAACTATTGCGTAATATTTAGCTGCAGGAATTGTAAAGTAGATATTAATTAAATGACTATCTACAATATAAGCCATTTCTACACCAGAATTACCCGTTACAATGTTTCCGTTATCGATATAATAATCTGAAATAACACCATTAATTGGAGCAGTAATTTTAGTATAAGAATACTGTGTTGTTGCTACTTCTAACTGAGACTTTGCGTTAGCCAACATTGCTTTCGACTCGTCTACTTTAGCTTTTGATTCTAAATATTGTAATTCAGAAACTGCACTAGTTTTTACTAATTTTTTATACGATTTGTATGTCGCTTCTTTTACCGCCACATCTGCTTTTGCTCTTTCTACAGAAGCTTCTGCTTTATGTAACTGACTTAAATAAGGTTCTTTTTCTAATTGAAATAAAAGCTGTCCTTTCTTAACAAATTGTCCTGGTACAAAATATCTATTTTTTAATTCACCAGTTACACGAGGCACAATACTAACTTTATTTAATGCTTCTGTATACCCTGTGTAAGTATCAAAAATGTTCACCTGCTCTTTAGTCGGGTGACCTACTTTTACTGTAGGAACTTCAGGAGCTTGGTACATATCTGGTTTCTTATAGCAAGAAGTAAATAATAATGCCATTAGAAGTGGTAGAAAATAGAGAACTTTCATTGTGCTAAAAATTAATGTTTTAATATAGGTAATAATGTTACCTTCATATTAATACGCTCAATAAGTAACAACGTTGTATAATTGTTTCTATTTTTCTTTAACAAAGTTAAACAAACTAAATATCAGCTAGTTAAAACTATTATTTTCAAATAAAATATTATTTGTGGTACACAGAAGTAAGTTTACTATTACCCATGAAGAATGAATTTTCTATTGCACTCAAATGGCTTTTAAATTAGGCTAACATTTTAATAATTAAGGCTTTATATATAATCGCTACTGTTGGTTGTACAACTATTAATGTACTATACTATAAGTTAGAAATTGCATTTTCCATCATTATAAAATGAAGTTTTTGAGCATCTTCTCTTTTTATATTTTTGAGGTCAATAACTACCTCCTCTTTATCTTTCTTTGTAAGAAATAGCTTGTCTTTTTTTAAGACTGAAGATTGTATATCTGAAAACGTAATATTTAATGCTTTTTTAGCATTTACTTTAATTACGATATAGTTTTTATTCCATTCTACATAATGTTTAAACCAAAGAATTTTACTTTGATAAAGCATTGCTAGAAAGAAGCCGAATACAATTATTGGCTTACTCAGTTCCTTGGTAGGTAAATCTAGCGTACC is a genomic window of Flammeovirga pectinis containing:
- a CDS encoding efflux RND transporter periplasmic adaptor subunit, with the translated sequence MKVLYFLPLLMALLFTSCYKKPDMYQAPEVPTVKVGHPTKEQVNIFDTYTGYTEALNKVSIVPRVTGELKNRYFVPGQFVKKGQLLFQLEKEPYLSQLHKAEASVERAKADVAVKEATYKSYKKLVKTSAVSELQYLESKAKVDESKAMLANAKSQLEVATTQYSYTKITAPINGVISDYYIDNGNIVTGNSGVEMAYIVDSHLINIYFTIPAAKYYAIVRGKENVENMSVTIMADDNKTMLSEGKVIYHDPKVDLNSGSITLKAQVKNKDEILVDGTYVRVKLAKHAKEDVLLIPQVAVERDQVGPYVYTVAKDTVEQHRIKLGTQVGENVIVTSGVVLEDNLIVSGIQRARVGIKVHAIAK